From Lolium perenne isolate Kyuss_39 chromosome 5, Kyuss_2.0, whole genome shotgun sequence, a single genomic window includes:
- the LOC127299516 gene encoding uncharacterized protein, translated as MRALIYNIRGFGEQGCRTQLKSCIRGERVDIIGLQETIKMEFSAAELRSLGFAGQFAWNWLPAEGHSGGMLLGFCDDCFEVGAWRQGTFFISVTVLQRKNNMKWCFFRVYGPADHRRTDEFLGELTQAVAASQFPVVIGGDFNIIRTADEKNNNNINWSRVRQFNKAIAPMALRELQWIGARFTWTNKHLQLT; from the coding sequence ATGAGGGCATTGATATACAATATTCGTGGTTTCGGCGAGCAAGGGTGTCGAACACAACTAAAGTCTTGCATCCGAGGGGAAAGGGTTGATATCATAGGGCTCCAAGAGACGATCAAGATGGAGTTCTCGGCAGCGGAGCTGAGGAGCCTTGGATTTGCGGGTCAGTTTGCATGGAACTGGCTGCCGGCGGAGGGGCATTCAGGGGGTATGCTCCTAGGGTTCTGTGATGACTGTTTCGAGGTTGGCGCTTggaggcaagggaccttctttatATCGGTGACCGTACTACAACGGAAGAACAACATGAAGTGGTGTTTCTTCCGAGTGTATGGCCCCGCGGATCACCGTCGCACGGATGAGTTCCTGGGGGAGCTCACCCAGGCGGTGGCGGCAAGCCAATTCCCGGTGGTCATCGGGGGTGACTTCAATATCATCCGGACGGCTGATGAGAAAAACAATAATAACATCAACTGGTCGCGGGTGAGACAGTTTAACAAGGCTATTGCTCCAATGGCCTTACGGGAGCTGCAGTGGATAGGGGCACGCTTCACCTGGACCAACAAGCATCTTCAGCTGACATGA